The following proteins are co-located in the Vibrio azureus genome:
- a CDS encoding SemiSWEET transporter: MSLLDSLGKKLEPIMLFMGLVSPIATLPQLYKLYITHSHHAHGLSLTTWSMYALISLLWFIYGLYHRNPTIWVGNLLGFLAYLAMVVGIIIKAGIAI, from the coding sequence ATGTCTCTCCTCGATAGCTTAGGTAAGAAGCTTGAACCCATTATGCTTTTCATGGGGTTAGTGAGCCCAATCGCGACATTGCCACAGCTTTATAAACTTTATATAACCCACTCTCATCATGCCCATGGTTTATCACTAACCACTTGGTCAATGTATGCATTGATCTCACTGCTTTGGTTTATCTACGGGCTTTATCATAGAAACCCAACCATTTGGGTCGGTAATTTACTTGGTTTTTTGGCTTACCTAGCAATGGTTGTTGGCATTATCATTAAGGCAGGCATTGCCATTTAA
- a CDS encoding TusE/DsrC/DsvC family sulfur relay protein, with amino-acid sequence MFIYNGKEIETDAQGYLLDHKQWDEGMIALLAEDEQIELTEAHLEVIHFVRDFYEEFNTSPAVRMLVKALEKAHGPEKGNSKYLFKLFKKGPAKQATKLAGLPKPAKCL; translated from the coding sequence ATGTTCATTTATAACGGAAAAGAAATTGAAACCGATGCCCAAGGTTATTTACTGGATCATAAACAGTGGGATGAAGGTATGATTGCCCTTTTAGCCGAAGATGAGCAGATTGAGCTTACCGAAGCACACCTAGAAGTCATACACTTCGTACGTGACTTCTATGAAGAATTTAATACTTCACCGGCTGTAAGAATGTTAGTCAAAGCGCTAGAAAAAGCCCATGGGCCTGAAAAAGGTAATAGCAAATATCTATTTAAACTTTTTAAGAAAGGGCCTGCCAAACAAGCGACTAAATTGGCTGGTCTGCCTAAACCAGCAAAGTGCTTATAG
- a CDS encoding class I SAM-dependent methyltransferase, which yields MTAAIYLVKGREKSVKRKHPWIFSRGISKVEGDPALGETVDVFSFDGKWLAKAAYSPHSQIRARIWSFEKEPIDKAFFVKRFNNAQLLREDIIERDGLTGYRLVAAESDGLPGITIDRYQNFFVCQLLSAGAEFNKKNIIDALIECFPECSIYERSDVSVRKKEGLAETMGVLHGDTPPKSVVIEENGVKISVDIVGGHKTGFYLDQRDSRQQAMKYVKDKEVLNCFSYTGGFGLYALKGEAKRVINADVSQPALDTAKHNAEINGFDISKKRAVFLNADVFKLLREYRDQGTQFDVVIMDPPKFAESKAQLNGACRGYKDINMLAMQILKPGGTLLTYSCSGLMDQVLFQKIIADAAVDANRHVKFVERFEQAADHPTDTAYPEGFYLKGFACKVL from the coding sequence ATGACAGCTGCAATATATCTGGTTAAAGGTCGTGAGAAATCGGTTAAACGCAAACACCCTTGGATATTTTCAAGAGGTATCAGCAAAGTGGAAGGCGACCCCGCTCTTGGTGAAACTGTCGATGTGTTCAGTTTTGATGGCAAATGGCTTGCGAAAGCGGCTTATTCTCCTCATTCACAAATCCGTGCTCGTATTTGGAGTTTTGAAAAAGAACCAATCGATAAAGCATTCTTTGTTAAACGATTTAACAATGCTCAATTACTTCGTGAAGATATTATTGAACGTGATGGATTGACGGGTTATCGTCTTGTTGCGGCTGAATCGGATGGCCTTCCTGGAATCACCATCGATCGCTATCAAAACTTTTTTGTCTGCCAATTGCTCAGTGCTGGCGCAGAGTTTAATAAGAAAAACATCATTGATGCGTTAATCGAATGTTTCCCCGAGTGCAGTATCTATGAGCGTTCCGACGTATCTGTACGCAAAAAAGAAGGACTTGCGGAAACAATGGGAGTATTACATGGAGATACCCCACCTAAGTCTGTTGTGATTGAAGAAAATGGCGTCAAAATCAGCGTTGATATTGTTGGTGGCCATAAAACAGGTTTCTACCTTGATCAAAGAGACAGTAGACAACAAGCAATGAAATACGTGAAAGACAAAGAAGTCTTGAACTGTTTTTCATACACCGGTGGATTTGGTTTATATGCCCTAAAAGGTGAAGCTAAACGTGTCATCAACGCTGATGTTTCTCAACCCGCGCTCGATACTGCAAAACATAACGCTGAAATTAATGGCTTCGACATCTCAAAAAAACGCGCTGTTTTTCTTAATGCTGATGTGTTCAAACTACTAAGAGAATACCGTGACCAAGGCACTCAGTTTGATGTCGTTATCATGGACCCACCGAAGTTTGCTGAGAGTAAAGCACAATTGAATGGTGCTTGCCGCGGATATAAAGATATTAATATGCTGGCGATGCAAATACTGAAACCTGGTGGAACACTGCTGACCTACTCCTGCTCTGGACTCATGGACCAAGTTCTATTCCAGAAAATCATTGCTGATGCAGCCGTGGATGCAAATCGTCACGTGAAGTTTGTTGAACGTTTTGAACAAGCCGCAGATCACCCAACTGATACCGCCTACCCTGAAGGTTTTTATCTAAAAGGCTTTGCTTGTAAGGTTCTTTAG
- a CDS encoding Calx-beta domain-containing protein — translation MAQLTLRSLLFSKIVVIGLDGSLREVDQASGLTEGEVIITRDSNTRIQQISQDGTAVDITDDIANVIETIEQGGDPTANENAAPAAGEASTGSSLQASGSIERTGEERIAGTEFVTQGLSSISLTDSQFVAIAELNVNGFLSSGLTDPAVVSINSPSVSEGEDIKFDISFDQITESDTQVVLSLNDISATGEVDFSSGVVSLLLQNGSQQTLIINEAGEFVANIPLGNDSFSIFVQSFQDSVYEGTESFVLKGATTTQDIPASGTATIVDDGSGPGPNPDDDRPVVSINDAGTVNEGETASFVVSLSNPAEMDVQVQLTLNAGDTEAGDLGALEYNTGSGWVTLPADGLVTVPAGMTEFDVRVPSTSDDVYEGPENFSIGVNGVGAVQGTDNGTATIVDDGTGPGPNPDDDRPVVSINDAGTVNEGETASFVVSLSNPAEMDVQVQLTLNAGDTEAGDLGALEYNTGSGWVTLPADGLVTVPAGITEFDVRVPSTSDDVYEGPENFSIDVTGVGAVQGTDNGTATIVDDGTGPGPNPDDDRPVVSINDAGTVNEGETASFIVSLSNPSEMDVQVQLTLNAGDTEAGDLGALEYNTGSGWVTLPADGLVTVPAGMTEFDIRVPTVDDSNYEGPENFNIDVTGVGAVQGTDNGTATIVDDGTGPGPNPDDDRPVVSINDAGTVNEGETASFIVSLSTPSEMDVQVQLTLNVGDTEAGDLGALEYNTGSGWVTLPADGLVTVPAGMTEFDVRVPSTSDDVYEGPENFSIDVNGVGAVQGTDNGTATIVDDGTGPGPNPDDDRPMVSINDAGTINEGETASFIVSLSTPSEMDVQVQLTLNAGYTETGDLGALEYNTGSGWVTLPADGLVTVPVGMTEFDIRVPTVDDSNYEGPENFNIDVTGIGAVQGTDNGTATIVDDGSGPGPNPDDDRPTVYINDVGIVNEGETAQFVVSLTNAINVEEQVQLTLNLGDTEIGDLGTVEYNTGSGWNSLPPNGIVTIPAGLSQFDVRVPSVSDEVYEGLEDFSLTVTGLGAILGSDTGVAALIDDGTGPGPNPDDDRPMVFISDAGTVVEGEIANFVVSLNNPTEAESQVQITLNMGDTQVADLAGLEYNTGSGWAVLPNDGIVTIPAGMTNFDVRVPTVIDSVYEGIEDFSVSVTGLGNVQGADTGMASIIDQNTAPIISAITDAVVSEEGLAGGIPDSVGVPNDTTNAPSFNGSFTLEDLGSDNLSVVLAGPSDLVSSGEPVFWSWDTGSQALTASTASVANVATVVLTEPSPSGQGNWGYTVTLFEPIDHPDNDMEDVLSFDLQLTVSDGLLTTTDSINVVVEDDSPYVDQSIPAVTVALTGLPETVSGKVSFTGWEDDALSRTFNDIEVTAVGFMSDESTVLGAAEVNQSHLGIGVKSVGNNGFALPNEVDYRFAGDTGVSEQLIFDLGDKVAFGAEIEFEMMFGGELEVGLASFYLDGVLVDQKPFNSDAASGDYAKDFSILSSGFNKIVLESTGNGNQPFSADNSDFTVRTITFTGVDPTKALANANGTISGLYGADGPGEIALLGAENGLKTADGEPIYVSVDPSNPDRMIGETQGKVAFEVLYTPTSGEWEFFQYLPLALPDDGSIDFSYNITDNDGDTKVGHFAVAPYSPPNFRDDIDLFVSEEGQYPSGIEDDVALNGFLDTTDSSSDWGHLTNGENIDSATLGIPNVTLTSNDTVVEWSLTNNDQSLLGKVDGNLILEITINDSGTVNTELYGPIDHANPSGEDALELLVPVNVSNELGHTNTIDVPVVIEDDSPNSLTITHDVVAQDGDNNNIQLIFDLSGSVNVDNRLPSMKDTATQLLSQYESRGQARVQLVVFGNAAVTLSVAGATWLTVDDAKAAIAAFMGGGESNYLAAIEQAQLSWDDSGKLLDAINTSYFLSSSQVTEVAPSLDATNEASWIEHLSDPSRQITALSYGVGVNLAAEQLDRIAYDGAVNQDLDGVSVTDFSQLNPTILKTAIVAVEGNLLSTTSSDTGVGADGGYISLLEYSGLTFTFDGTALSVAGSNSEVQHSFDENAMTLTLIFDDKHTFEVNLSEGEYAFYGVENEIPETLDFNYQLTDFDGDKSSNTLQFIIDEDGGVNGAVGGAFNIVEAELNVSHDILIGNDGAEDIFTWSNDSIDSGTDVIRGFERDQDTLDLSQILDDTDYGSVEDLLYGINVNVDGDDLSLEITRGDGQSIQTIVIENGATEFDDIIAGNMDYERDVLAVLTKVSLDQSF, via the coding sequence ATGGCACAACTAACCTTACGCTCACTACTATTCAGCAAGATTGTTGTTATCGGTTTAGACGGAAGTTTGAGGGAAGTTGACCAAGCTTCAGGTCTTACTGAAGGGGAAGTAATAATTACTAGAGATAGCAATACAAGGATACAGCAAATTTCTCAAGACGGAACTGCTGTAGATATTACAGATGATATTGCTAATGTTATCGAAACCATTGAGCAAGGCGGAGATCCGACGGCAAATGAGAATGCTGCTCCCGCAGCAGGTGAAGCTAGTACTGGTTCCAGTCTGCAAGCTAGCGGCTCCATTGAACGAACTGGAGAAGAGAGAATAGCTGGCACAGAGTTTGTTACCCAAGGCCTCAGCTCTATCAGTCTAACCGACTCACAATTTGTTGCTATAGCGGAACTAAATGTCAATGGTTTTCTTTCATCAGGTTTAACAGATCCTGCTGTAGTTTCTATAAACTCGCCATCTGTGTCAGAAGGTGAAGATATTAAATTTGATATAAGCTTTGATCAAATCACAGAATCAGACACGCAGGTGGTACTTTCATTAAACGATATTTCAGCTACTGGTGAGGTAGACTTTTCTAGTGGTGTTGTTTCATTATTACTACAAAATGGATCTCAGCAGACACTTATTATTAATGAAGCAGGGGAGTTCGTAGCAAATATACCTTTAGGGAATGACAGCTTCTCTATATTTGTTCAAAGCTTCCAGGATAGTGTTTATGAAGGCACTGAATCATTTGTTTTGAAAGGTGCTACAACGACACAAGATATACCTGCTTCTGGCACAGCCACCATTGTGGATGACGGCAGTGGCCCGGGTCCAAACCCTGATGATGATCGCCCAGTGGTGTCGATTAATGACGCGGGCACAGTGAACGAAGGAGAAACCGCGAGCTTTGTCGTATCACTGAGTAACCCAGCTGAAATGGACGTGCAAGTTCAACTCACTCTAAATGCTGGCGATACCGAAGCAGGTGACCTTGGCGCGTTGGAATACAACACCGGCAGCGGTTGGGTAACATTACCTGCGGATGGTTTGGTGACTGTCCCTGCAGGTATGACCGAGTTTGATGTGCGCGTGCCATCAACCAGTGATGATGTGTATGAAGGCCCAGAGAACTTCAGTATTGGTGTCAACGGTGTTGGCGCAGTTCAAGGTACTGACAATGGCACCGCCACCATCGTGGATGACGGAACAGGTCCGGGACCAAACCCTGATGATGATCGCCCGGTTGTCTCGATTAATGATGCAGGCACGGTGAACGAAGGTGAAACCGCGAGCTTTGTAGTATCACTGAGTAATCCAGCTGAAATGGACGTGCAAGTTCAACTCACTCTAAATGCTGGCGATACCGAAGCAGGTGACCTTGGCGCGTTGGAATACAACACCGGCAGCGGTTGGGTGACACTACCTGCGGATGGATTAGTCACTGTTCCAGCAGGTATAACCGAGTTTGATGTACGCGTACCATCAACCAGTGATGATGTGTATGAAGGCCCAGAGAACTTCAGTATTGATGTCACCGGTGTTGGCGCAGTTCAAGGTACTGACAATGGCACCGCCACCATCGTGGATGACGGCACAGGTCCGGGACCAAACCCAGATGATGATCGCCCAGTGGTGTCGATTAATGACGCAGGCACAGTGAACGAAGGTGAAACCGCGAGCTTTATAGTGTCACTGAGCAATCCATCTGAAATGGATGTTCAAGTTCAACTCACTTTAAATGCTGGCGATACCGAAGCAGGTGACCTTGGCGCGTTGGAATATAACACCGGCAGCGGTTGGGTGACACTACCTGCGGATGGTTTGGTGACTGTTCCAGCAGGTATGACCGAGTTTGATATTAGAGTTCCAACGGTGGATGACTCCAACTACGAAGGTCCAGAGAACTTCAATATTGATGTGACTGGCGTTGGCGCGGTTCAAGGTACTGACAATGGCACCGCCACCATTGTGGATGACGGCACGGGGCCGGGACCAAACCCAGATGACGATCGTCCGGTTGTCTCGATTAATGACGCGGGCACAGTGAACGAAGGCGAAACCGCAAGCTTTATTGTGTCACTCAGCACCCCATCAGAGATGGATGTTCAAGTTCAACTTACACTCAATGTCGGTGATACCGAAGCGGGTGACCTTGGCGCGTTGGAATACAATACGGGCAGCGGTTGGGTGACATTACCTGCGGATGGATTAGTGACTGTCCCAGCAGGCATGACCGAGTTTGATGTGCGCGTACCTTCAACCAGTGATGATGTGTACGAAGGCCCAGAGAACTTCAGTATTGATGTCAACGGTGTTGGCGCAGTTCAAGGTACTGACAATGGCACCGCAACCATCGTGGATGACGGCACAGGTCCGGGACCAAACCCAGATGACGATCGCCCAATGGTGTCGATTAATGACGCGGGCACAATCAACGAAGGCGAAACCGCGAGCTTTATTGTGTCACTCAGCACGCCGTCTGAAATGGATGTTCAAGTTCAACTCACTCTAAATGCTGGCTATACCGAAACAGGTGACCTTGGCGCGTTGGAATATAACACCGGCAGTGGTTGGGTGACATTACCTGCCGATGGTCTGGTGACTGTTCCAGTAGGTATGACCGAGTTTGATATTAGAGTTCCAACGGTGGATGACTCCAACTACGAAGGTCCAGAGAACTTCAATATTGATGTGACTGGCATTGGCGCAGTGCAAGGCACCGATAACGGCACCGCCACCATTGTTGATGACGGCAGTGGCCCGGGACCAAACCCAGATGACGATCGTCCAACGGTTTATATCAATGATGTAGGTATAGTCAATGAAGGGGAAACCGCTCAGTTTGTAGTTTCTTTAACCAATGCTATTAATGTTGAAGAACAGGTTCAATTGACCCTTAACCTCGGTGATACAGAAATTGGCGATTTAGGTACTGTTGAATACAACACGGGCAGTGGCTGGAATAGCTTACCGCCTAATGGAATTGTCACTATTCCTGCTGGACTGAGCCAATTTGATGTCAGAGTACCTTCAGTCAGTGATGAAGTTTACGAAGGTTTAGAAGATTTCTCACTAACCGTTACGGGTTTGGGTGCGATTCTTGGTTCAGACACTGGTGTTGCCGCTCTTATTGATGATGGAACAGGTCCGGGGCCGAATCCTGATGATGATCGCCCTATGGTATTTATTAGTGATGCCGGAACTGTTGTTGAGGGGGAAATCGCAAACTTCGTTGTGTCTTTAAACAATCCAACTGAAGCCGAAAGTCAAGTTCAGATCACGCTTAATATGGGAGATACCCAAGTCGCAGATTTGGCCGGGTTGGAATATAACACTGGCAGCGGTTGGGCAGTCTTACCAAACGATGGAATTGTCACTATTCCTGCCGGTATGACAAACTTTGATGTACGTGTCCCAACCGTTATCGATTCTGTATATGAAGGAATTGAAGACTTCAGTGTTAGCGTAACGGGCCTTGGTAATGTTCAAGGCGCAGATACGGGTATGGCGTCGATCATTGACCAGAATACCGCTCCGATAATATCAGCAATTACAGATGCGGTTGTTTCTGAAGAAGGGCTAGCAGGTGGGATACCTGATTCAGTTGGTGTGCCAAACGATACAACCAATGCCCCGAGTTTTAATGGCTCGTTCACCCTAGAAGATTTAGGTTCAGACAATTTATCCGTGGTCTTAGCTGGGCCAAGTGACCTTGTTTCTTCTGGTGAACCGGTATTTTGGTCTTGGGACACTGGTTCTCAAGCCTTGACGGCTTCTACGGCGAGTGTTGCCAATGTTGCAACAGTCGTTTTAACCGAGCCTTCTCCTTCTGGACAGGGTAATTGGGGTTACACCGTCACTCTATTTGAGCCCATTGATCACCCAGATAATGACATGGAAGATGTATTATCGTTTGATTTACAGCTTACAGTAAGCGATGGGCTGCTCACAACTACCGACTCAATTAATGTTGTGGTTGAAGACGACAGTCCTTATGTGGATCAATCCATTCCAGCCGTCACTGTCGCACTGACTGGTCTTCCTGAAACCGTCAGCGGTAAAGTGAGTTTTACTGGCTGGGAAGACGATGCGCTTAGCCGAACATTTAATGATATTGAAGTCACCGCAGTTGGCTTTATGTCTGATGAATCGACTGTGCTTGGTGCTGCGGAAGTCAATCAATCTCATCTGGGTATTGGAGTAAAAAGTGTTGGTAACAATGGCTTTGCGCTTCCTAATGAGGTTGACTACCGCTTTGCTGGCGATACTGGTGTATCAGAACAACTTATCTTTGACCTTGGTGACAAAGTTGCCTTTGGTGCTGAAATCGAGTTTGAAATGATGTTCGGTGGCGAGTTAGAGGTTGGTTTGGCTTCTTTTTATCTTGATGGTGTTTTGGTCGACCAAAAACCTTTCAACTCAGATGCGGCGAGTGGCGACTATGCAAAAGACTTTAGCATTCTATCGAGTGGGTTCAATAAGATAGTACTGGAGTCGACGGGCAATGGTAATCAGCCTTTCTCTGCAGACAATAGTGACTTTACTGTTAGAACAATCACATTTACAGGGGTAGACCCAACCAAAGCATTAGCCAATGCCAATGGCACAATCAGTGGATTATATGGTGCGGATGGACCGGGTGAAATAGCCTTACTTGGGGCTGAAAACGGCCTGAAAACCGCTGATGGTGAGCCCATTTATGTCTCGGTTGATCCGTCAAACCCCGATCGTATGATTGGTGAAACTCAAGGTAAAGTTGCTTTTGAAGTTCTGTATACACCGACTTCTGGAGAATGGGAGTTCTTCCAATACCTTCCACTAGCTTTACCAGACGACGGTAGCATTGATTTTTCTTATAACATTACCGATAACGACGGGGATACAAAAGTAGGGCACTTTGCCGTCGCGCCATATTCACCACCAAACTTTAGAGATGATATCGATCTGTTTGTTTCAGAAGAAGGCCAATACCCATCAGGAATAGAAGATGATGTAGCGTTGAACGGCTTCTTAGATACGACAGATTCTTCATCTGATTGGGGGCATTTAACCAATGGAGAAAATATCGATTCTGCCACTCTTGGGATACCTAATGTTACTCTGACCAGTAATGATACGGTTGTCGAATGGAGCTTAACCAACAACGATCAAAGTTTGTTGGGTAAAGTGGATGGTAACCTGATTCTTGAAATAACGATCAACGACAGCGGCACCGTCAACACTGAGCTGTACGGGCCGATTGATCATGCGAACCCGTCAGGTGAAGATGCTCTTGAGTTGTTAGTTCCGGTGAATGTTTCAAATGAACTTGGCCATACTAATACCATTGATGTTCCGGTTGTGATTGAGGATGATTCACCGAACTCGTTGACTATCACTCATGATGTCGTGGCTCAGGATGGTGACAACAATAACATTCAATTAATCTTTGATTTATCTGGTTCCGTAAACGTAGACAATCGTCTTCCATCTATGAAAGATACGGCGACTCAACTGTTGAGCCAATATGAGTCTAGAGGACAAGCTCGTGTACAATTGGTTGTATTTGGTAATGCCGCGGTGACACTATCCGTTGCCGGCGCAACCTGGTTGACCGTTGATGATGCCAAGGCAGCGATTGCAGCATTCATGGGCGGGGGGGAAAGTAATTACCTCGCCGCTATTGAACAGGCACAACTGTCGTGGGATGACAGCGGTAAACTGTTGGATGCTATCAATACCAGTTACTTCCTAAGTAGCAGTCAAGTTACTGAAGTTGCTCCCAGCTTAGATGCTACCAATGAAGCAAGCTGGATTGAACACCTTAGTGACCCAAGTCGACAGATCACAGCACTGTCTTATGGTGTTGGCGTAAATTTAGCTGCGGAACAGCTTGATAGAATTGCCTACGATGGCGCAGTTAATCAAGATTTAGATGGCGTTTCTGTCACTGACTTTAGTCAACTAAATCCGACAATACTCAAAACAGCTATTGTGGCAGTCGAAGGGAACCTGTTATCAACCACCTCGTCTGATACTGGTGTTGGTGCTGATGGCGGCTATATCAGCCTGCTTGAATACTCAGGTCTCACTTTTACGTTCGATGGTACTGCACTTTCTGTGGCAGGTTCGAATAGTGAGGTGCAGCACTCGTTTGACGAAAATGCGATGACACTCACTCTGATCTTTGATGATAAACACACCTTTGAGGTCAATTTGTCAGAAGGTGAATATGCCTTTTATGGTGTAGAAAATGAAATCCCAGAAACGTTAGATTTTAATTACCAACTTACCGATTTTGATGGTGATAAGTCGAGTAATACTTTGCAATTTATTATTGATGAAGACGGCGGTGTTAATGGCGCGGTTGGAGGGGCATTTAATATTGTTGAAGCTGAACTTAATGTCAGTCACGATATCCTTATTGGTAATGATGGAGCAGAAGATATCTTTACATGGAGCAATGACAGCATTGATTCAGGAACGGATGTAATAAGAGGTTTTGAGCGTGACCAAGACACTTTAGATCTCTCACAGATCCTCGATGACACCGATTATGGCTCGGTTGAAGATTTGCTCTACGGCATAAATGTGAATGTGGATGGGGATGATTTATCGCTGGAAATCACACGAGGTGATGGACAATCAATCCAGACTATTGTTATAGAAAATGGCGCGACAGAATTTGATGATATTATTGCAGGTAATATGGACTACGAGAGAGATGTTCTGGCTGTGCTGACTAAGGTTAGTTTAGATCAATCTTTCTAG